A region from the Drosophila takahashii strain IR98-3 E-12201 chromosome 2L, DtakHiC1v2, whole genome shotgun sequence genome encodes:
- the LOC108067285 gene encoding uncharacterized protein, whose protein sequence is MALVAHRMMLPARHRRSTTQQVARNKVGVLLVPSVADYYGGEMQPPLAAPSPTPAASQLHLPQDPTETAAVDGSNAKVSATSRCNGPNSDLEPAAYVEIRNGSSLHLSTMEQRGPGKPPGRRENEIIRQAEKEHELVRRQRFLEIPRIDKNQSSLKDSQKTNS, encoded by the exons ATGGCTCTGGTGGCCCATCGGATGATGTTGCCCGCGCGGCATCGTCGCAGTACCACCCAGCAGGTGGCCCGCAACAAGGTGGGCGTTCTTTTGGTGCCCAGTGTAGCGGACTATTACGGCGGCGAGATGCAGCCTCCTTTGGCCGCACCCTCGCCCACCCCGGCCGCCTCCCAGTTGCACCTGCCGCAGGATCCAACGGAAACAGCCGCCGTCGATGGCAGCAATGCAAAAGTGAGTGCAACAAGTCGGTGCAACGGCCCCAATTCA GATCTCGAGCCAGCTGCCTACGTGGAAATCCGCAACGGTAGCTCACTTCACCTGTCGACCATGGAACAACGTGGACCAGGAAAGCCACCTGGCAGACGGGAGAATGAAATTATCAGGCAGGCTGAAAAGGAGCACGAGTTGGTGAGGCGGCAGCGATTTCTAGAGATACCAAGAATTGACAAAAACCAATCTAGTTTGAAGGACAGTCAAAAAACTAATAGTTAA
- the Hsp60D gene encoding 60 kDa heat shock protein, mitochondrial, which produces MLNILGRSGGWTSVRFFAKDVRFGVEARSLLLQGVNILANAVAATLGPKGRNVLIEQLLISPRITKDGLTVASNVQLKDRRLDMGAQLLRQATNNTNNDVGDGTTTATILARGMACQGMHVLRKGQVNVQLLREGILEASRAVCEALSEMSQSVDTIGQVEAVAKVALNGDERLAELIGDTILELGDKGVILLKESHGPNDEVKFEEGITLPSGYCSPFFALKSGKDNLELGNCLVLLTLAKLDQVEQILPALELARVKEQPLLIMANDFAGDLLKILVLNHLQGRVQVCAVKAPGFGEEQRQEMQDLSLAMGALLLEDASWLTNLREEDLGEVVSAVVSPKETHLLQPIKVNEEQLQSRIRHIRQLIDEAVTEEELHRLNTRLGRLQGQLATIFVGGSSDLEVGERKDRFNDALHAVRVAISDGVLPGGGTAYLRCIPALDRLPPAQVMEHQMGREIVRDALRLPCYTIARNAGVNPDEVLRRVLAGSGNYGFDAASGEFGDLVARGIVDPTKVLQAALADAAGIASLLATTEVLITKRPIKPKIPRNQITRDLAKLVGM; this is translated from the coding sequence ATGCTGAACATATTGGGCCGGAGTGGTGGGTGGACCAGCGTGCGCTTCTTCGCCAAGGACGTTCGCTTCGGCGTCGAGGCGCGCAGCCTGCTCCTGCAGGGCGTGAACATCCTGGCCAACGCGGTGGCCGCCACTCTGGGCCCGAAGGGCAGGAACGTCCTCATCGAACAGCTGCTGATTTCACCGCGAATCACCAAGGATGGCCTCACGGTGGCCAGCAATGTTCAGCTGAAAGATCGTCGTCTGGATATGGGCGCCCAGCTGCTGCGGCAGGCCACCAATAATACCAACAACGATGTGGGCGATGGCACCACCACGGCCACGATCCTGGCCCGCGGAATGGCCTGCCAGGGGATGCATGTCCTGCGAAAGGGTCAGGTGAACGTACAACTCCTGAGGGAAGGCATTCTCGAGGCATCGCGAGCAGTTTGTGAAGCCCTGAGTGAGATGTCCCAGTCGGTGGACACAATTGGTCAAGTGGAGGCCGTGGCCAAGGTGGCCCTGAATGGAGATGAGCGACTGGCGGAGCTGATAGGCGACACCATCCTGGAATTGGGCGATAAGGGAGTTATCCTGCTGAAGGAATCACATGGTCCTAATGATGAGGTCAAGTTCGAGGAAGGCATCACCCTGCCCTCGGGTTATTGTTCGCCCTTTTTTGCCCTGAAAAGTGGTAAGGATAATCTGGAACTAGGCAACTGCCTGGTGCTGCTCACCTTGGCCAAGCTGGATCAGGTCGAACAGATCCTGCCCGCCTTGGAGTTGGCCCGTGTAAAAGAACAACCCCTTTTGATTATGGCCAATGATTTCGCTGGCGATTTGCTCAAGATCCTGGTGCTGAATCACCTGCAAGGTCGCGTTCAGGTCTGTGCCGTGAAGGCTCCAGGGTTTGGAGAGGAGCAGCGCCAGGAAATGCAGGATCTGTCTTTGGCCATGGGTGCCCTTCTACTAGAGGACGCTTCCTGGCTGACGAATCTCAGGGAGGAGGACCTAGGCGAAGTGGTGTCGGCGGTGGTGAGCCCCAAGGAAACGCACCTCTTGCAACCGATCAAGGTCAACGAGGAGCAGTTGCAGTCACGCATTCGGCACATCCGCCAGTTGATCGATGAGGCAGTCACCGAGGAGGAACTGCATCGACTGAATACCCGACTAGGACGATTGCAGGGCCAGCTGGCCACCATCTTTGTGGGCGGATCGAGTGACCTGGAGGTGGGCGAGCGAAAGGATCGCTTCAATGACGCCCTGCACGCAGTGCGAGTGGCCATCAGCGATGGCGTTTTGCCCGGCGGCGGCACAGCCTATCTGAGGTGCATCCCAGCGCTGGACAGGCTGCCTCCCGCCCAGGTGATGGAGCACCAAATGGGCAGGGAAATAGTGAGAGATGCCCTCCGGCTGCCCTGCTACACAATCGCCCGAAATGCTGGCGTAAATCCCGATGAGGTCCTTCGACGAGTTCTGGCAGGAAGTGGAAACTATGGATTCGATGCCGCCTCTGGGGAGTTTGGTGATCTCGTGGCTCGCGGAATTGTGGATCCCACAAAGGTTTTGCAAGCCGCCTTGGCGGATGCCGCTGGAATTGCCTCCCTTTTGGCCACCACCGAAGTGCTTATCACCAAGCGGCCGATCAAACCGAAGATTCCCAGAAACCAAATCACCCGGGATCTGGCCAAGCTTGTTGGCATGTAG
- the Hacd2 gene encoding very-long-chain (3R)-3-hydroxyacyl-CoA dehydratase 3 gives MANLSPLVYWSQTKQTLLLKVDLKDAKGAIADFSPVSVNFSANGHGARGVNAYKFELHFYALINDENATFVVSDNKIELQIRKLEPEWWPRLVATPQKPHWLKVDFDRWRTEDDGEVEEKPRDVRQDYEKEYAELQKRELGYIKEKTKKVYMIFYNLAMFVGYLYIMVVMGVLYYRDGPDSIGKTYANVGNAFKFIQLLQYLEVMHPIFGYTKGGAVVPFFQVSGRNFILFLMIDMEPRMHAKPVVFYVFIIWSLVELVRYPFYLAQLLGREVGLLTWLRYTIWIPLYPMGILCEGIIVLRNIPYIEETKRFTVEMPNPWNITFDMVLFLKLYLLLLILPGSYLVMSHMAKLRSKKLGKGRAKRMQHLRAD, from the exons ATGGCAAACCTCAGCCCACTGGTCTACTGGTCGCAGACCAAGCAAACATTGTTACTGAAAGTCGACCTCAAGGATGCCAAG GGAGCCATCGCGGACTTTTCGCCGGTTTCGGTGAACTTCAGTGCCAATGGACACGGAGCCCGAGGAGTGAATGCCTACAAGTTCGAGTTGCACTTCTACGCCCTGATAAACGATGAGAACGCCACCTTCGTGGTCAGCGACAACAAGATCGAGCTGCAGATCCGCAAACTGGAGCCCGAGTGGTGGCCCCGCCTGGTGGCCACCCCACAGAAGCCCCACTGGCTGAAGGTCGACTTCGATCGCTGGCGCACCGAGGACGACGGCGAGGTGGAGGAGAAGCCCCGCGATGTCCGCCAGGACTACGAGAAGGAGTACGCCGAGCTCCAGAAGCGCGAGCTGGGCTATATTAAGG AGAAAACCAAGAAGGTGTACATGATCTTCTACAACCTGGCCATGTTCGTGGGCTATCTTTACATCATGGTCGTAATGGGTGTGCTATATTACCGCGATGGCCCCGATAGCATCGGCAAAACCTACGCCAATGTGGGCAACGCCTTCAAATTTATCCAGCTGCTGCAATATCTGGAGGTGATGCACCCCATCTTTGGCTACACCAAGGGCGGTGCCGTGGTGCCCTTCTTCCAGGTGTCCGGGCGCAACTTTATTCTGTTCCTTATGATCGACATGGAGCCACGCATGCACGCCAAGCCAGTAGTGTTCTATGTTTTCATAATCTGGTCTCTGGTCGAGTTGGTGCG ATATCCCTTCTACTTGGCCCAACTACTCGGCCGCGAAGTGGGCCTGCTCACCTGGCTGAGGTACACCATCTGGATACCGCTCTACCCCATGGGCATCCTGTGCGAGGGCATCATCGTACTACGCAATATCCCCTATATCGAGGAGACGAAACGGTTTACCGTGGAAATGCCCAACCCCTGGAACATAACCTTCGATATGGTCCTCTTCCTGAAACTATACCTCCTGCTGCTGATCCTGCCGGGCAGCTACTTGGTCATGTCGCACATGGCCAAGCTGAGGTCCAAAAAGCTGGGGAAGGGACGCGCCAAGCGCATGCAGCATCTGCGCGCCGACTAG
- the Tehao gene encoding protein toll, with amino-acid sequence MLSYLPVVWLLLALCPHPSLSQIIPLPTFCLGHSPLCNCAAEANVVRFHCPDEYAMLLEVSEPGASLYMSYYATSELHWLPRFNMSDLVKIEFDAYSFWPESFLGDLLKTIGVEKVKAIVFRDRTAETVVTRDVLNTADGFIESGNQQGNITSWHFGAVPGLKKFKFYSNVAELQESIFHGFDSLKDLLLNVNVTTLPGNMLSTVNGTLKTLTIESPGMVSFGNPLLRELQQLRNLSLVLVDPFRVRDKQLQPHFFGAMNNLVEVRLASYTSSVNRSMFKGTNKLQLIKMNGNDDLTELPGEIFLDQGNLLTLDLSCNQIATLHDDVFQGLSNLTLLDLSKNRLTDLSSTVFAPLSSLTVLRLNKNSLTAMSPAVFQDVSSLNYIEMVNTQFYGATLLMSYEAVVCTNDETCQYKSAEWQCDYRCICWVQRGIGSLIVDCRGTNLGELPDLPHTTLVSTVLKVGNNSLTSLPIAGEHRGYANVSGLFLADNNLTTLGSGDQLPQNLIHLDVRSNQIQTLSEEFVEFLQQENNTITLSLSGNPISCDCDALSLLFFVRSNPQRVQDIGDVMCTKQKKSLQQMEAFELCPSYVLLISCVVGGLVIVICLLTVFYLMFQQELKIWLYNNNLCLWWVSEEELDKDKTYDAFISYSHKDEELISKLLPKLESGPHPFRICLHDRDWLVGDCIPEQIVRTVDDSKRVIIVLSQHFIDSVWARMEFRIAYQATLQDKRKRIIIILYRELEHMNGIDSELRAYLKLNTYLKWGDPLFWSKLCYAMPHNRRVLKGQKKHAGPLI; translated from the exons ATGTTGAGCTATTTGCCGGTAGTGTGGCTTCTGCTAGCCCTGTGCCCCCACCCATCCCTCAGTCAGATTATACCACTGCCCACCTTTTGTTTGGGCCATAGCCCACTGTGCAACTGTGCCGCCGAGGCGAATGTGGTGCGGTTCCACTGCCCCGATGAGTACGCCATGCTGCTGGAGGTCTCCGAACCGGGGGCATCTTTATACATGAGCTACTATGCCACCAGCGAGTTGCACTGGCTGCCGCGCTTTAATATGAGCGATCTGGTGAAGATCGAGTTCGATGCGTATAGCTTCTGGCCCGAATCCTTTCTGGGCGATCTCCTCAAGACCATAGGAGTGGAAAAAGTTAAAGCCATAGTCTTTCGAGATCGCACAGCGGAAACTGTAGTTACAAGGGATGTTCTCAACACAGCCGATGGATTTATAGAGTCCGGAAATCAACAGGGAAACATCACATCCTGGCATTTTGGAGCCGTTCCGGGCCTAAAGAAGTTCAAATTCTACAGCAATGTGGCAGAGCTGCAAGAGTCAATATTCCATGGTTTCGACAGTTTGAAGGATCTGCTGCTCAATGTGAATGTGACCACGCTGCCAGGCAATATGCTGTCCACCGTAAATGGAACTTTAAAAACCCTAACCATTGAAAGTCCAGGGATGGTATCCTTTGGAAATCCACTGCTCCGTGAGCTCCAGCAGCTGAGGAACCTCAGTCTCGTCCTCGTGGATCCCTTTCGTGTGCGCGATAAGCAGTTGCAACCGCATTTCTTCGGGGCCATGAACAACCTGGTGGAGGTGCGATTGGCCTCCTATACGAGCAGTGTAAATCGCAGCATGTTCAAGGGCACCAACAAGTTGCAGCTGATCAAGATGAATGGTAATGATGATCTCACGGAGCTGCCTGGGGAGATATTCCTGGATCAGGGCAATCTGTTGACCCTGGATCTCTCCTGCAATCAGATCGCTACACTTCATGACGATGTCTTCCAGGGACTAAGCAATCTAACCCTTCTGGATCTGTCCAAAAATAGACTGACTGACTTATCGAG CACAGTCTTCGCCCCGCTCTCCTCGCTGACCGTTTTGCGTCTGAACAAGAACTCCTTGACCGCAATGTCGCCGGCTGTGTTCCAGGATGTGTCCAGTTTGAACTACATCGAGATGGTGAATACCCAGTTCTACGGGGCCACGCTCCTGATGAGCTACGAGGCGGTGGTTTGCACCAACGACGAGACCTGTCAGTACAAATCGGCGGAGTGGCAGTGCGATTATCGCTGCATCTGCTGGGTTCAGCGGGGAATTGGCAGTCTAATAGTGGATTGTCGAGGAACCAATTTGGGTGAACTACCCGACTTACCGCACACCACACTGGTGAGCACGGTGCTTAAGGTGGGCAATAATAGCCTCACATCGCTACCCATTGCCGGCGAGCATCGGGGTTATGCCAATGTGAGTGGACTCTTCCTGGCGGATAATAACCTCACCACCCTGGGATCGGGTGACCAGCTGCCCCAGAATCTGATCCACCTGGATGTGCGAAGCAATCAGATTCAGACCCTAAGCGAGGAGTTCGTGGAGTTCCTGCAGCAggagaataatacaataaccCTATCCCTATCGGGAAATCCCATCTCCTGCGATTGTGATGCTCTATCCCTTCTGTTTTTCGTACGATCGAATCCCCAGCGGGTTCAGGATATCGGCGATGTAATGTGCACCAAGCAGAAAAAGTCCCTGCAGCAGATGGAGGCCTTCGAGCTGTGTCCTTCGTATGTCCTGCTCATCAGCTGCGTGGTCGGTGGCCTGGTGATTGTCATCTGCCTGCTCACCGTCTTCTACCTGATGTTCCAGCAGGAGCTAAAGATCTGGCTGTACAACAACAACCTCTGCCTGTGGTGGGTCTCCGAGGAGGAGTTGGACAAGGACAAGACCTACGATGCCTTTATCTCGTACTCGCACAAGGACGAGGAGCTGATCAGCAAGTTGTTGCCAAAGTTGGAGAGTGGTCCGCATCCCTTTCGGATTTGCTTGCACGATCGCGATTGGCTGGTGGGCGACTGCATTCCGGAGCAGATAGTCCGCACCGTCGATGATTCCAAGAGGGTAATCATTGTGCTCTCACAGCACTTCATTGATTCGGTCTGGGCCCGCATGGAGTTTAGGATCGCCTATCAGGCGACCTTGCAGGATAAGCGCAAGAGGATAATAATCATCCTGTACCGGGAACTGGAGCACATGAATGGCATCGATAGTGAGTTAAGGGCCTACCTCAAGCTGAACACCTACCTCAAGTGGGGCGATCCGCTCTTCTGGAGCAAACTGTGCTATGCGATGCCGCACAATCGGAGGGTTCTGAAGGGCCAGAAGAAGCATGCGGGTCCCCTCATCTGA